The following coding sequences are from one Rhipicephalus microplus isolate Deutch F79 chromosome 3, USDA_Rmic, whole genome shotgun sequence window:
- the LOC119174795 gene encoding sulfotransferase 1C2, whose product MYITHLMLRNGEPITTHDEFSKEWRFLDYMEIKDWSSALPLRTIATHLLVKTMLTDEGKYIYVARNPWDVCVSFYHMLSNMSQFEFQDGTFEDFVDTFLSGDFGYGDYFEHVAWGYSLRERPNVCFLTYEELKRNPRDVVLRLAYFLGKQYGRALESNKRMLQELLERSQPDNMRPVVVVNFNGSANPHWDKVITQRKVTCKEGYEGDENRYAFVRKAKVGDWKEHFTPSLLQRMENRILEAEKRSPVMNLWNDIRAEGLQCIANSE is encoded by the coding sequence ATGTACATCACGCACCTCATGCTGAGGAATGGCGAACCAATAACAACACACGACGAGTTCAGTAAAGAATGGCGCTTTCTGGACTACATGGAAATCAAGGACTGGAGCTCAGCTCTGCCTCTGAGGACAATAGCTACACACTTGCTGGTTAAAACAATGCTGACGGATGAAGGGAAGTACATCTACGTCGCCCGCAATCCATGGGATGTTTGCGTCTCGTTCTACCACATGCTGAGCAACATGAGCCAGTTTGAATTCCAGGACGGCACATTTGAAGACTTTGTTGACACATTTCTCAGTGGAGACTTCGGTTACGGGGACTACTTCGAGCATGTTGCATGGGGCTATTCTCTAAGAGAACGACCGAACGTATGCTTCCTGACCTATGAAGAACTAAAAAGGAACCCACGGGATGTAGTTCTGAGACTGGCGTACTTTCTTGGAAAGCAGTATGGTCGAGCTTTGGAAAGCAACAAGCGGATGCTCCAAGAGCTTCTCGAGAGGTCGCAACCAGATAACATGCGACCCGTAGTGGTCGTCAACTTCAATGGCAGTGCGAATCCTCACTGGGACAAGGTGATAACTCAGAGAAAGGTTACCTGTAAAGAAGGATATGAGGGTGACGAGAACAGGTACGCGTTTGTGAGGAAAGCCAAGGTTGGCGATTGGAAAGAGCACTTTACACCTAGCCTCCTTCAGCGAATGGAAAATAGGATTCTTGAGGCGGAGAAGCGATCACCGGTCATGAACCTGTGGAATGACATACGAGCAGAAGGACTTCAGTGCATTGCAAATTCTGAATAA